From a single Brassica rapa cultivar Chiifu-401-42 chromosome A01, CAAS_Brap_v3.01, whole genome shotgun sequence genomic region:
- the LOC103843082 gene encoding protein trichome birefringence-like 20: protein MELPVTKLRIGLVIFPLILLTIAPILYLLFGYPLYYSSPSSIYKRLTTSSLEKPLPSLSSTYNHSSSPSPLIASSSSDHDETLSAEHLLDDNDYDDTYHGLKPPSSLRNNISISSSNVEHQEKEHRRKRRKANGCDLFSGEWVPNPEAPYYTNTTCWAIHEHQNCMKYGRPDLGFLKWRWKPKECDLPLFDPYEFLEIVRGKNMAFVGDSVNRNHVQSLICLLSRVEEPEDDSRQQDFDFNFQRWKYKTYNFTIATFWTTHLVRSEENGPAGPNSFYNLYLDEPDPSWASQVAEFDYIIISSGQWFFRPLFLYDKQKMIGCLYCYIPGVRNVGAHFAYRRALRTTFKTIIGLANFKGEVFLRTFAPSHFEKGEWDKGGNCLRTRPFRSNETELEGMNLETHTIQLDEFRIAKRDKNKSNGLSLRLLDVTQMMLLRPDGHPSRFGHKPEDKVILYNDCVHWCLPGPIDSWNDFLLEMLKIEI, encoded by the exons ATGGAACTTCCTGTAACAAAACTACGCATAGGACTAGTGATCTTCCCTCTTATACTACTTACAATAGCTCCAAtcctttatcttctttttgGTTATCCTCTCTATTATTCATCACCATCATCGATATACAAGCGTTTAACAACATCATCATTGGAGAAACCTTTGCCATCGCTTTCTTCTACGTATAACCATTCATCCAGTCCATCACCGCTAATAGCGTCATCATCATCGGATCATGATGAGACATTATCTGCAGAACATTTGTTGGATGATAACGATTATGACGATACATATCATGGTCTCAAGCCACCATCATCTTTGCGTAACAACATTTCCATATCATCGTCAAATGTTGAGCATCAAGAAAAGGAGCATCGCCGGAAAAGGAGAAAAGCGAATGGATGTGATCTATTCTCCGGTGAGTGGGTTCCAAACCCTGAAGCTCCCTACTACACAAACACGACATGCTGGGCGATACACGAACACCAAAACTGCATGAAATATGGAAGACCTGATTTAGGTTTCTTGAAATGGAGATGGAAACCGAAAGAGTGTGATCTCCCTTTGTTTGATCCTTACGAGTTTCTTGAGATCGTTAGAGGAAAAAACATGGCGTTTGTTGGTGACTCCGTTAACAGAAACCACGTGCAGTCTTTGATCTGCCTACTCTCGAGG GTGGAAGAACCCGAGGATGACTCACGACAACAAGACTTCGACTTTAACTTCCAAAGATGGAAATACAAAACGTACAACTTCACAATCGCCACCTTTTGGACAACACATTTGGTTCGGTCCGAGGAAAACGGTCCAGCTGGTCCTAACTCATTCTACAACCTCTACCTCGATGAACCGGACCCTTCTTGGGCTTCCCAAGTCGCCGAGTTCGATTACATCATCATCTCCTCCGGGCAATGGTTTTTTCGACCACTCTTCCTTTAtgacaaacaaaaaatgatTGGATGTTTGTATTGTTATATTCCCGGGGTCAGAAATGTCGGTGCACATTTTGCATATAGAAGAGCATTAAGAACAACGTTTAAAACAATCATAGGATTAGCGAATTTTAAAGGAGAGGTGTTTCTAAGAACATTTGCACCTTCACACTTTGAGAAAGGTGAATGGGATAAAGGTGGTAATTGCCTGAGAACTCGACCTTTTAG GAGCAATGAGACAGAGTTGGAAGGCATGAATCTGGAGACACACACCATTCAGCTCGATGAATTTCGCATTGCGAAAAgagacaaaaacaaaagtaatgGATTAAGTTTGAGATTACTAGATGTAACACAAATGATGTTGTTAAGACCAGATGGACATCCAAGCAGATTTGGACATAAACCTGAAGATAAAGTTATATTATACAATGATTGTGTACATTGGTGTTTACCAGGTCCTATTGATTCATGGAACGATTTTTTACTCGAGATGTTGAAAATAGagatttag
- the LOC103843066 gene encoding protein DMP5 → MNEMMKRTTPRWSIWMIHLDGPSGCIFQMYKRTGPSCSTYCNIYKTSSSFPSSILKPTKPQNKKEFNFIKMSALKLRNANFPAPEIDDLSKQLSSDRQPLVLKRQRSVSQRAMSNTLTSAANLSNLLPTGTLLAFQLLTPVFTSNGVCDHATRFLTAGLLFLLAASCFISSFTDSVKADNGTVYYGFVTFNGMWVVDYADPSGLGLPDLSKYRMRFVDWIHATLSVLVFGAVALRDKYVTDCFYPSPEEETKHVLDIVPVGIGVICSLLFTVFPTRRLGIGYLVTGNGDRR, encoded by the coding sequence ATGAACGAAATGATGAAACGAACAACACCCAGATGGAGCATCTGGATGATACATctagatggaccatctggatgcattttccagatgtacaaacgaacagggcctagCTGTTCTACGTATTGTAACATCTATaaaacatcatcatcattccCATCATCCATACTCAAGCCAACGAAACCCCAAAACAAGAAAGaattcaattttataaaaatgtctGCCCTTAAGCTAAGAAACGCGAACTTTCCGGCACCGGAGATCGATGACCTTTCCAAGCAGCTGTCGTCGGACAGACAACCCCTGGTACTCAAAAGACAGAGGTCAGTGTCTCAACGAGCCATGTCAAACACGCTGACATCAGCAGCAAATCTCTCAAACCTCCTCCCAACGGGAACACTCCTCGCGTTTCAACTCCTAACTCCCGTTTTTACTTCAAACGGCGTTTGCGACCATGCAACGCGTTTTCTTACCGCTGGTCTCCTCTTCCTCTTAGCCGCATCTTGCTTCATCAGCTCCTTCACCGATAGCGTTAAAGCCGACAACGGAACAGTCTACTACGGTTTTGTCACGTTCAATGGTATGTGGGTCGTTGATTATGCTGACCCGTCCGGGTTGGGTTTACCCGATTTGTCCAAATACCGGATGCGGTTTGTTGATTGGATCCATGCTACGTTGTCGGTTTTGGTGTTTGGAGCGGTTGCGCTGAGAGATAAGTATGTAACGGATTGCTTTTATCCGTCGCCTGAGGAAGAGACTAAACATGTTTTGGACATTGTTCCGGTGGGGATTGGGGTTATATGTAGCTTATTGTTTACGGTGTTTCCGACGAGACGTCTCGGAATTGGGTATCTTGTTACTGGGAATGGTGATCGCAGGTAA